The following proteins are co-located in the Thermococcus sp. genome:
- a CDS encoding alanine--glyoxylate aminotransferase family protein — protein sequence MELRFDMEHEDAYRELYELVKPKYKLFTAGPVACFPEVLAIMSVQMFSHRSTEAKEVHVDTLNRLKAFLEAENGEVILFPSSGTGFMEATVRNTVPRGGKVLVTIIGAFGKRFADVVRANGRKAVVLEKNPGQAVKPEELDDALRKNPDVHAVTVTYNETSTGVLNPLPELAKVVHEHDKLLFVDAVSAMGGADIKFDEWGIDLVFASSQKAFGVPPGLAVSAVSERVFEIAEKMPERGWYFDLPLYRKFNEKKKGTPSTPPLPQIFGLNITLRIVEKMGGKGEWLGMYRKRSETIREGVNDMGLSVLAEPGYESPTITAVVVPEGMKGVDFYNAMRERGFELAKGYGSVAEKTFRIGNMGYMTFEDIQEMLDNLREVVEKLKG from the coding sequence ATGGAACTCAGGTTCGACATGGAGCATGAGGATGCTTACAGGGAACTCTACGAGCTTGTTAAGCCCAAATACAAGCTTTTCACTGCCGGTCCAGTCGCCTGCTTCCCCGAGGTTCTCGCGATAATGTCCGTCCAGATGTTCAGCCACCGCTCTACCGAGGCTAAAGAGGTTCACGTTGACACACTAAACAGGCTTAAGGCCTTCTTGGAGGCAGAGAATGGCGAGGTTATACTCTTCCCAAGCTCCGGCACCGGCTTCATGGAGGCCACTGTGAGGAACACCGTCCCCCGCGGCGGGAAGGTTCTCGTCACCATCATAGGTGCCTTCGGAAAACGCTTCGCCGACGTCGTCAGGGCCAACGGAAGGAAGGCTGTTGTCTTAGAGAAGAACCCCGGACAGGCCGTTAAGCCGGAGGAGCTTGATGACGCACTCAGGAAGAACCCCGACGTTCATGCCGTCACTGTAACTTACAACGAGACCTCGACCGGCGTTCTCAACCCGCTCCCGGAGCTGGCGAAAGTGGTTCACGAGCACGACAAACTGCTCTTCGTCGATGCCGTTTCAGCGATGGGCGGTGCAGACATAAAGTTCGATGAATGGGGCATCGACCTCGTCTTCGCGAGCAGCCAGAAGGCCTTCGGTGTCCCGCCGGGACTGGCCGTGTCCGCCGTCAGCGAGCGCGTTTTCGAGATAGCAGAGAAGATGCCCGAGAGGGGCTGGTACTTCGACCTTCCGCTTTACAGGAAGTTCAACGAGAAGAAGAAGGGAACGCCGTCAACCCCGCCGCTCCCGCAGATATTCGGCCTCAACATCACCCTCCGCATCGTGGAGAAGATGGGAGGTAAGGGAGAGTGGCTTGGAATGTACAGAAAGAGGAGTGAGACCATACGCGAGGGTGTCAATGACATGGGGCTCAGCGTCCTGGCCGAGCCCGGCTACGAGAGTCCAACCATTACAGCGGTCGTCGTTCCAGAGGGCATGAAGGGCGTTGACTTTTACAACGCGATGCGCGAGAGGGGCTTTGAGCTGGCTAAAGGTTATGGAAGCGTGGCGGAGAAGACCTTCCGCATAGGCAACATGGGGTACATGACATTTGAGGATATTCAAGAGATGCTTGACAACCTGAGGGAGGTCGTGGAAAAGCTTAAGGGCTGA
- a CDS encoding MFS transporter → MKRPRLMGIALLVLSAFTGTLAFRLATPAIAFYTRDILRASMLSVSIVSMSFVIARAFSSILGGLILERGKKLVYIGAVAMMLNGFAVQLYPLTSSWAQVAGIKLLNGFLNGLGWPTAQFVIAVTTPSEIRARVTSVYFFFGSIASLLGNYVYAYTVRWGLGGQMWISSAFFILTSLIMVGSYVLLSEWIIPRRPKSPGNERTALDPKRILIIASLMAVIVAFTSGEITYVYVSEALGLNRETTAMLIGWAGFLAALLSYGASWMADIGSERRTVTMTTILAAVSPVLAGIKTAPTVFLGIFLALFAFQSFRPISRKVLASYHRSSLAIGGVNGVQNLSTFFGGMIFGLTYSLGELHGVVTLNIALLSFLPVSLALLWETVKLKEEGNGPKPSVPKLL, encoded by the coding sequence ATGAAACGCCCCCGTCTCATGGGAATAGCTCTGTTGGTACTCTCAGCCTTTACTGGAACCCTTGCCTTCCGGCTGGCAACCCCCGCAATAGCTTTCTACACCCGTGACATCCTCAGAGCTAGTATGCTGTCGGTTTCAATTGTTTCTATGTCCTTCGTCATCGCTAGGGCCTTTTCTTCAATTCTCGGAGGGCTGATACTCGAGCGGGGTAAGAAGCTCGTCTACATTGGTGCCGTGGCAATGATGCTCAATGGTTTCGCGGTTCAGCTCTATCCTTTAACCTCAAGCTGGGCACAGGTGGCAGGGATAAAGCTCCTCAATGGCTTTCTAAATGGCCTAGGCTGGCCGACAGCGCAGTTTGTCATAGCAGTGACGACGCCCAGTGAGATAAGGGCGAGGGTGACGTCAGTTTACTTCTTCTTTGGTAGCATAGCATCACTGCTTGGGAACTACGTCTACGCGTACACTGTTAGGTGGGGGCTCGGGGGACAGATGTGGATTTCTTCGGCATTCTTCATTCTCACCAGTCTGATAATGGTAGGTAGCTACGTTCTCCTCAGTGAGTGGATAATTCCGAGAAGGCCAAAAAGCCCTGGGAATGAAAGAACAGCTCTTGACCCAAAGCGCATCCTGATAATAGCCTCACTCATGGCGGTCATAGTGGCCTTCACCTCAGGTGAGATAACCTACGTCTACGTCTCCGAGGCGCTTGGGCTGAACAGGGAAACCACTGCAATGCTCATAGGCTGGGCCGGATTCCTGGCTGCCCTCCTAAGCTATGGGGCTTCATGGATGGCCGACATTGGAAGCGAGCGGAGAACTGTCACCATGACCACGATTTTGGCCGCGGTTTCGCCAGTACTGGCCGGGATAAAAACTGCCCCAACGGTTTTCCTTGGAATATTCCTGGCACTCTTTGCCTTCCAGAGCTTCCGTCCGATTTCGAGGAAGGTTTTAGCTTCCTACCACCGCTCCTCCCTTGCGATAGGCGGCGTCAACGGGGTTCAGAACCTGTCCACTTTCTTTGGAGGGATGATCTTCGGTTTAACATACTCGTTGGGAGAGCTCCACGGCGTTGTAACACTCAATATTGCCCTCCTTAGCTTCCTGCCGGTTTCCCTTGCACTGCTTTGGGAAACTGTTAAGCTTAAAGAGGAGGGTAATGGTCCCAAGCCGTCTGTCCCAAAACTTTTATAA